A window of the Streptomyces griseochromogenes genome harbors these coding sequences:
- a CDS encoding DUF5719 family protein, with translation MNRTTLSLIAGTTALAAVTAFAALDTPSASGAGPAKAAAELPVERTSLLCPAPSISDIADTSYTSFTPVTKGAASDGKAQLQAAAEQSADGAGDTKKGGKGSQKKADKPVLTPKEPGTPVTGDTSGADAPALVGTADGKFAPGWTVQETTEVAAGTGRGLQGVNCSAADTEFWFPGASTAADRTDYVHLTNPDDSAAVVDIELYGKDGAIKSSVADGFTIQPHASEPILLSTLTDERQSDLTVHISVRSGRVGAAVQALDDKVGGDWLAAAADPAGSLVLPGIPKDATDVRLIAFTPGDADADLKIRLASPGGLITPAGNETLHVKSGMTTAVDLHDVTRGEAGSLVLTPTDQSVPVVAALRVIRGRGSKQETAFIPATAPVGTRATSADNSGRSTTLSLTAPTGTATVKVTASAGSEGGSPVSKTYTIKSGTTQNVDAPVPAGVKGTYALTVEPVSGAPVYASRTLSATESGVPGFTVQTLPSDRGLVAVPRADEDLSILQQ, from the coding sequence GTGAACCGCACCACCCTGTCCCTGATCGCCGGCACCACCGCGCTGGCCGCCGTCACCGCGTTCGCCGCGCTCGACACGCCCTCCGCGTCCGGTGCGGGCCCCGCGAAGGCGGCGGCCGAGCTGCCGGTCGAGCGCACCAGCCTGCTGTGCCCCGCGCCGAGCATCTCCGACATCGCCGACACGTCGTACACATCGTTCACGCCCGTCACCAAGGGCGCGGCGAGCGACGGCAAGGCTCAACTCCAGGCGGCCGCCGAGCAGTCGGCGGACGGTGCCGGTGACACCAAGAAGGGCGGCAAGGGCTCCCAGAAGAAGGCGGACAAGCCGGTCCTCACCCCGAAGGAGCCCGGCACGCCGGTCACCGGCGACACCTCCGGTGCGGACGCGCCCGCGCTCGTCGGCACCGCCGACGGGAAGTTCGCCCCCGGCTGGACCGTCCAGGAGACCACCGAGGTCGCCGCGGGCACCGGCCGCGGCCTCCAGGGTGTCAACTGCTCCGCCGCCGACACCGAGTTCTGGTTCCCGGGCGCCAGCACGGCCGCCGACCGCACCGATTATGTGCACCTGACCAACCCGGACGACTCCGCCGCCGTCGTCGACATCGAGCTGTACGGCAAGGACGGCGCGATCAAGTCCTCGGTGGCGGACGGCTTCACCATCCAGCCGCACGCCAGCGAGCCGATCCTGCTCTCCACGCTCACCGACGAACGGCAGAGCGACCTGACCGTGCACATCAGCGTGCGCAGCGGACGGGTGGGTGCGGCCGTGCAGGCCCTGGACGACAAGGTGGGCGGCGACTGGCTGGCCGCGGCCGCCGACCCGGCCGGCAGCCTGGTCCTGCCCGGCATCCCGAAGGACGCCACCGACGTCCGCCTGATCGCCTTCACGCCCGGCGACGCCGACGCGGACCTGAAGATCCGCCTGGCCTCGCCGGGCGGCCTGATCACCCCGGCCGGCAACGAGACGCTGCACGTCAAGTCCGGTATGACGACCGCGGTCGACCTCCACGACGTCACCCGCGGCGAGGCGGGCTCCCTGGTGCTCACGCCCACCGACCAGTCGGTCCCGGTCGTGGCGGCGCTGCGCGTGATCCGGGGCAGGGGAAGCAAACAGGAGACGGCGTTCATCCCGGCCACGGCCCCGGTCGGCACGCGCGCGACCTCGGCCGACAACAGCGGCAGGTCCACGACCCTCTCCCTGACCGCGCCCACCGGCACCGCCACGGTCAAGGTCACCGCCTCGGCGGGCAGCGAGGGCGGCAGTCCCGTGTCGAAGACCTACACGATCAAGTCGGGCACCACCCAGAACGTCGACGCCCCCGTCCCCGCGGGCGTGAAGGGCACGTACGCCCTCACGGTGGAGCCCGTCTCCGGCGCCCCGGTCTACGCCTCCCGCACCCTCTCGGCCACCGAGTCCGGTGTCCCCGGCTTCACCGTCCAGACCCTCCCCAGCGACCGCGGCCTGGTCGCGGTACCGCGGGCGGACGAGGACTTGTCGATACTCCAGCAGTAG
- a CDS encoding glycosyltransferase family 2 protein, whose product MSVHSHTAAQDGAATPEFPRHVVTAVLVSHDGARWLPDALAGLLGQERPVQYAVAADTGSADASAQLVTEALGDDRVLHLARRTGFGQAVEEASRTAPVLTPDELPYLKRPSGWDPVTRSWRDDAYDMPELPHGEPVQWLWLLHDDCAPEPDALAQLLRVVENEIELGRDDVAVVGPKLRGWYDRRQLLEVGVSIANSGRRWTGLDRREQDQGQHDHVRTVLSVSTAGMLVRRDVFEQLGGFDRRLPLMRDDADLCWRAHAAGHRVLIAPEAVVRHAEAASRERRTVDCVGRTAASPHKVDKAGAVYTLLVNTRAAVLPWVLLRLVLGTLLRTVAYLVGKVPGQAVDEIRGLLGTLLRPERILAGRRRRGPSQIDKGELRQLFPPPGATVRATVEQIAGNFSGGSDPDTSSAGRHGGAVESGPGGDDAEFLEVEQFARLKRIARKPGPVLFLALLLVALTACRALLSGGALAGGALLPAPAGAGELWSRFADAWHPVGAGGTPSAPPYLAVVATLASILFGSTGLAVTVLLVCSVPLAGFTAYFASRPLITSRLLRAWAAIAYAFLPAATGALAGGRVGTAVLAVLLPLIARAGIAAGGLGNASGARGSWRATWAYALLLTITTAFTPIVWPIALVLGLGVLALRRRDLVAHALRFLVQLGTPLLVLAPWSLTLLPFGFFQEAGLDYGSSTASAVDLLGASPGGPGTMHGLMLIGIVLAALAALLRSERQLGIRTAWAAALVGLVFAVLSNRSTWAGPATLVYGIALLAAAALGADGARARVAEQSFGWRQPVAALIAFASAAGPLLVAAGWMIRGADGPLERRDPAQVPAFVAEDATTRDQARTLILDSDSTARVRYTLVRGSGARMGDAELAAADGENAKLDKVVANLVAGSGADQAGQLGGFAVRYVLVHKGAPRAITRVLDATPGLSRLSQQDGSALWRVDQQVSRATIVPAGGGSGTVQSVAAGPVEIHTTVPSGSGGRVLRLADAAAGGWTATLDGKPLTRTTVDGWAQGFQLPSAGGRLDVTYETPVARTGWLWAQGALAVVLVVLALPGRRRDIDDDLPEEQPQPAEATAAGEGRRARRLRAQAEEPADQEQPAVPPLAQETPVAIPHQQQYADWDAAPYQGAEYTGYGSDQYQGTGQYPAGGYDQQAYQPDPYQNAQYDPYAYGGTADQLPYDPTAYQQGYDPAYDPAQHPHGTGSERPDGSQQ is encoded by the coding sequence ATGTCCGTGCACAGCCATACGGCAGCCCAAGACGGAGCTGCCACTCCTGAGTTCCCGCGTCATGTGGTGACCGCGGTCCTCGTCTCCCACGACGGCGCCCGCTGGCTGCCCGACGCGCTCGCCGGGCTGCTCGGCCAGGAGCGCCCCGTCCAGTACGCGGTGGCGGCCGACACCGGCAGCGCGGACGCCTCCGCCCAGCTGGTCACCGAGGCCCTCGGCGACGACCGCGTGCTGCACCTCGCCCGGCGCACCGGCTTCGGCCAGGCCGTCGAGGAGGCGAGCCGCACCGCGCCCGTCCTGACCCCGGACGAACTGCCGTACCTGAAGCGACCCAGCGGCTGGGACCCGGTCACGCGCTCATGGCGCGACGACGCCTACGACATGCCCGAGCTGCCGCACGGTGAGCCCGTCCAGTGGCTGTGGCTGCTGCACGACGACTGCGCCCCCGAGCCGGACGCCCTCGCCCAGCTGCTGCGGGTCGTCGAGAACGAGATCGAACTGGGCCGCGACGACGTGGCGGTCGTCGGTCCCAAGCTGCGCGGCTGGTACGACCGCCGGCAGCTGCTGGAGGTCGGCGTCTCCATCGCCAACTCCGGCCGCCGCTGGACCGGCCTGGACCGCCGTGAACAGGACCAGGGCCAGCACGATCACGTCCGCACCGTGCTGTCCGTCTCCACCGCCGGCATGCTCGTCCGCCGCGACGTCTTCGAGCAGCTCGGCGGATTCGACCGCCGGCTGCCCCTGATGCGCGACGACGCCGACCTGTGCTGGCGCGCCCACGCGGCCGGCCACCGCGTCCTCATCGCCCCCGAGGCCGTCGTGCGGCACGCCGAGGCCGCCTCCCGCGAGCGCCGCACCGTCGACTGCGTGGGCCGCACCGCCGCCTCCCCGCACAAGGTCGACAAGGCCGGCGCCGTCTACACCCTCCTCGTCAACACCCGTGCCGCCGTGCTGCCCTGGGTGCTGCTGCGGCTCGTCCTCGGCACCCTCCTGAGGACCGTCGCCTACCTCGTCGGCAAGGTCCCCGGCCAGGCCGTCGACGAGATCCGCGGCCTGCTGGGCACCCTGCTGCGGCCCGAGCGGATCCTCGCCGGACGGCGCCGCCGCGGCCCCTCGCAGATCGACAAGGGCGAACTGCGCCAGCTCTTCCCGCCGCCCGGCGCGACCGTCCGCGCCACCGTGGAACAGATCGCGGGCAACTTCTCCGGCGGCTCCGACCCCGACACCTCCTCGGCCGGCCGGCACGGCGGCGCCGTGGAGTCCGGGCCCGGCGGCGACGACGCCGAGTTCCTGGAGGTCGAGCAGTTCGCCCGGCTCAAGCGGATCGCCCGCAAGCCCGGCCCCGTACTCTTCCTGGCCCTGCTCCTGGTCGCGCTCACCGCCTGCCGCGCCCTGCTCAGCGGCGGCGCCCTGGCCGGCGGCGCGCTGCTGCCCGCCCCGGCCGGCGCCGGCGAACTCTGGTCGCGCTTCGCGGACGCCTGGCATCCGGTGGGCGCGGGCGGCACCCCGTCCGCCCCTCCCTACCTCGCCGTCGTCGCGACCCTCGCCTCGATCCTGTTCGGCTCCACCGGGCTCGCGGTCACCGTCCTGCTGGTCTGCTCGGTCCCGCTGGCCGGCTTCACCGCCTACTTCGCCTCCCGGCCGCTGATCACCTCCCGACTGCTGCGCGCCTGGGCCGCGATCGCCTACGCCTTCCTGCCCGCCGCCACCGGCGCCCTGGCCGGCGGCCGCGTCGGCACCGCCGTCCTCGCCGTGCTGCTCCCGCTCATCGCGCGCGCGGGCATCGCCGCCGGCGGCCTCGGCAACGCCTCCGGGGCACGCGGCAGTTGGCGCGCCACCTGGGCCTACGCCCTGCTGCTGACCATCACGACCGCCTTCACGCCGATCGTGTGGCCCATCGCCCTGGTCCTCGGCCTCGGCGTGCTGGCGCTGCGCCGCCGCGACCTGGTCGCCCACGCCCTGCGCTTCCTCGTCCAGCTGGGCACCCCGCTACTGGTCCTCGCCCCCTGGTCGCTGACGCTGCTGCCCTTCGGCTTCTTCCAGGAGGCCGGTCTGGACTACGGCTCCTCGACGGCCTCCGCCGTCGACCTGCTCGGCGCCAGCCCCGGCGGCCCCGGCACCATGCACGGCCTGATGCTCATCGGCATCGTCCTCGCCGCGCTGGCCGCACTCCTGCGCTCCGAGCGTCAGCTGGGAATCCGGACCGCATGGGCGGCCGCCCTGGTGGGCCTCGTCTTCGCCGTCCTGTCCAACAGGTCCACCTGGGCCGGACCGGCCACCCTCGTCTACGGCATCGCCCTGCTGGCCGCCGCCGCGCTCGGCGCCGACGGAGCACGCGCGCGCGTGGCCGAGCAGAGCTTCGGCTGGCGCCAGCCCGTCGCGGCCCTGATCGCCTTCGCCTCGGCCGCGGGCCCGCTGCTCGTCGCCGCCGGCTGGATGATCCGCGGCGCCGACGGCCCGCTGGAGCGCCGCGACCCGGCACAGGTCCCCGCGTTCGTCGCGGAGGACGCCACCACCCGCGACCAGGCCCGCACCCTGATCCTGGACAGCGACTCCACCGCACGCGTGCGCTACACCCTCGTCCGCGGCTCCGGCGCCCGCATGGGCGACGCCGAACTGGCCGCCGCCGACGGTGAGAACGCGAAGCTCGACAAGGTCGTCGCCAACCTCGTCGCGGGCTCCGGCGCCGACCAGGCCGGCCAACTCGGCGGCTTCGCCGTGCGCTACGTGCTCGTCCACAAGGGTGCGCCCCGCGCGATCACCCGCGTCCTGGACGCCACGCCCGGCCTGTCCCGGCTCAGCCAGCAGGACGGCAGCGCCCTGTGGCGCGTCGACCAGCAGGTCTCCCGCGCCACCATCGTGCCCGCGGGCGGCGGCTCCGGCACGGTCCAGTCCGTCGCCGCAGGACCGGTGGAGATCCACACCACCGTCCCCTCCGGCTCGGGCGGCCGCGTCCTGCGCCTGGCCGACGCCGCCGCCGGCGGCTGGACGGCCACGCTCGACGGCAAGCCGCTGACCCGCACCACGGTCGACGGCTGGGCCCAGGGCTTCCAGCTGCCCTCGGCCGGCGGCAGGCTCGACGTCACCTACGAGACCCCGGTCGCCCGCACCGGCTGGCTGTGGGCCCAGGGCGCGCTCGCCGTCGTCCTCGTCGTCCTCGCCCTGCCGGGCCGACGCCGCGACATCGACGACGACCTCCCCGAGGAGCAGCCGCAGCCCGCCGAGGCCACCGCGGCGGGCGAGGGCCGCCGCGCCCGCCGCCTGCGCGCCCAGGCCGAGGAACCGGCCGACCAGGAGCAGCCCGCCGTGCCGCCGCTCGCGCAGGAGACCCCGGTCGCCATCCCGCACCAGCAGCAGTACGCCGACTGGGACGCCGCCCCCTACCAGGGCGCCGAATACACCGGGTACGGATCGGACCAGTACCAGGGCACCGGCCAGTACCCGGCCGGCGGCTACGACCAGCAGGCCTACCAGCCGGACCCCTACCAGAACGCCCAGTACGACCCCTACGCCTACGGCGGTACGGCCGACCAGCTGCCGTACGACCCGACGGCCTACCAGCAGGGCTACGACCCGGCGTACGACCCGGCCCAGCACCCCCACGGCACCGGCAGTGAGCGCCCCGACGGGAGCCAGCAGTGA
- a CDS encoding WhiB family transcriptional regulator, translating to MTELVQQLLVDDADEELGWQERALCAQTDPESFFPEKGGSTREAKKVCLACEVRSECLEYALANDERFGIWGGLSERERRRLKKAAI from the coding sequence ATGACCGAGCTGGTGCAGCAACTGCTGGTCGACGACGCGGACGAGGAACTCGGCTGGCAGGAGCGCGCGCTGTGCGCCCAGACCGACCCCGAGTCCTTCTTCCCCGAGAAGGGCGGCTCCACCAGAGAGGCCAAGAAGGTCTGCCTCGCCTGTGAGGTCCGCTCCGAGTGCCTCGAGTACGCCCTCGCCAACGACGAGCGTTTCGGCATCTGGGGCGGTCTGTCCGAACGCGAGCGCCGCAGGCTGAAGAAGGCCGCCATCTGA